One window from the genome of Oncorhynchus gorbuscha isolate QuinsamMale2020 ecotype Even-year linkage group LG14, OgorEven_v1.0, whole genome shotgun sequence encodes:
- the LOC123994582 gene encoding coiled-coil domain-containing protein 136-like isoform X1: protein MDGLRLPPVIEEVMDPADDICDLKVERPGIVDKLTAKERESLEENDEKEEKEKEVEVGNGEKGQQEEQGEEKEVKVEEDEEEEEEGGMLEEDDLEELRSQVLQLVLELEEARDVSQRHEESFMELQGLLEDERLASAHQAESFTRQIQRLQAQLRSVQEEMDSLEEEKESELGEVQEELRSAQEEVLVLQQAGEETAAERENDIASLQEELCRLRAELQRLRTTAQEYELEITTLRAEISMKSMRREGETDGEVSQLTAECHAISDECQTLKDENKQLSLKLQQLQRGGSNDVYLALRGEGDEDQKDEGVGQDEESVKAGGYMTLSQTQGGQTQGGQTQTGQGGRLVDASIQKNISFDGKSITNWNGGPSEAFSLRDQLKLAEERASQVQRQCEGLKGELADLQGLFDCSQKERVELEQELHHYRAELEKLGGKKSKNCTPPSEPPVLSIPFIGMIVIMALIWCWWEELAS from the exons atgaCATATGTGACCTGAAGGTGGAGAGGCCTGGCATTGTGGACAAGCTGACGGCCAAAGAGAGGGAGTCCCTGGAGGAGAAcgatgagaaggaggagaaagagaaggaggtggaggtggggaacGGCGAGAAGGGCCAGCAGGAGGagcaaggagaggagaaggaggtgaaagtggaggaggacgaggaggaggaggaggaaggaggaatgtTAGAGGAGGATGACTTGGAGGAGTTGAGGTCTCAGGTGCTGCAGCTGGTGTTGGAGCTGGAGGAGGCCAGGGATGTGTCTCAACGACATGAAGAGAGCTTCATGGAGCTACagg GTCTGTTGGAAGATGAGCGTCTGGCCAGTGCTCACCAGGCAGAGAGCTTTACCAGACAGATCCAGAGACTGCAAG CTCAGCTGCGTTCGGTCCAGGAGGAGATGGACTctctggaggaggagaaggagagtgagctGGGGGAGGTGCAGGAGGAGCTGAGGTCTGCCCAGGAGGAGGTGCTGGTTCTGCAGCAGGCGGGGGAGGAGAcagcagcagagagggagaacgatATCGCCTCCCTGCAGGAGGAGCTGTGTCGTCTGAGGGCCGAGCTGCAGCGTCTCCGCACCACGGCCCAAGAGTACGAGCTGGAGATCACCACCCTGCGGGCTGAAATCAGTATGAAGagcatgaggagggagggagagactgacg GTGAGGTAAGCCAGCTGACGGCGGAGTGTCATGCGATTTCAGACGAGTGTCAGACCCTGAAGGACGAAAACAAACAGCTGAGCCTCAAACTGCAGCAGCTACAGAGAGGCGG CTCCAATGATGTCTACCTGGCcttgagaggggagggggatgaggacCAGAAGGATGAGGGTGTTGGGCAGGATGAGGAATCAGTGAAGGCTGGAGGCTACATGACCCTGTCTCAGACCCAGGGTGGGCAGACCCAGGGTGGGCAGACCCAAACTGGGCAAGGTGGGCGCTTGGTGGATGCCTCCATCCAGAAGAACATCTCGTTCGATGGCAAGTCTATCACCAACTGGAACGGGGGACCCTCTGAAGCCTTCTCCCTACGAGACCAGCTCAAACTGGCTGAAGAGAGGGCCTCGCAAGTACAGAGACAA tgtgAGGGGTTGAAGGGGGAGCTTGCGGACCTGCAGGGGCTGTTTGACTGCAGCCAGAAGGAGAGGGTTGAGCTGGAGCAGGAACTGCATCACTATAGGGCGGAGCTAGAGAAGCTTGGCGGCAAGAAGTCAAAG AACTGCACTCCTCCGTCTGAGccccctgttctctccatccccttcATAGGAATGATTGTAATAATGGCCCTGATATggtgctggtgggaggagctggcGTCCTAG
- the LOC123994582 gene encoding coiled-coil domain-containing protein 136-like isoform X2 → MDGLRLPPVIEEVMDPADDICDLKVERPGIVDKLTAKERESLEENDEKEEKEKEVEVGNGEKGQQEEQGEEKEVKVEEDEEEEEEGGMLEEDDLEELRSQVLQLVLELEEARDVSQRHEESFMELQGLLEDERLASAHQAESFTRQIQRLQAQLRSVQEEMDSLEEEKESELGEVQEELRSAQEEVLVLQQAGEETAAERENDIASLQEELCRLRAELQRLRTTAQEYELEITTLRAEISMKSMRREGETDGEVSQLTAECHAISDECQTLKDENKQLSLKLQQLQRGGSNDVYLALRGEGDEDQKDEGVGQDEESVKAGGYMTLSQTQGGQTQGGQTQTGQGGRLVDASIQKNISFDGKSITNWNGGPSEAFSLRDQLKLAEERASQVQRQCEGLKGELADLQGLFDCSQKERVELEQELHHYRAELEKLGGKKSKESEGGWNLVAVVAVAALVVLIVPSLSRAFT, encoded by the exons atgaCATATGTGACCTGAAGGTGGAGAGGCCTGGCATTGTGGACAAGCTGACGGCCAAAGAGAGGGAGTCCCTGGAGGAGAAcgatgagaaggaggagaaagagaaggaggtggaggtggggaacGGCGAGAAGGGCCAGCAGGAGGagcaaggagaggagaaggaggtgaaagtggaggaggacgaggaggaggaggaggaaggaggaatgtTAGAGGAGGATGACTTGGAGGAGTTGAGGTCTCAGGTGCTGCAGCTGGTGTTGGAGCTGGAGGAGGCCAGGGATGTGTCTCAACGACATGAAGAGAGCTTCATGGAGCTACagg GTCTGTTGGAAGATGAGCGTCTGGCCAGTGCTCACCAGGCAGAGAGCTTTACCAGACAGATCCAGAGACTGCAAG CTCAGCTGCGTTCGGTCCAGGAGGAGATGGACTctctggaggaggagaaggagagtgagctGGGGGAGGTGCAGGAGGAGCTGAGGTCTGCCCAGGAGGAGGTGCTGGTTCTGCAGCAGGCGGGGGAGGAGAcagcagcagagagggagaacgatATCGCCTCCCTGCAGGAGGAGCTGTGTCGTCTGAGGGCCGAGCTGCAGCGTCTCCGCACCACGGCCCAAGAGTACGAGCTGGAGATCACCACCCTGCGGGCTGAAATCAGTATGAAGagcatgaggagggagggagagactgacg GTGAGGTAAGCCAGCTGACGGCGGAGTGTCATGCGATTTCAGACGAGTGTCAGACCCTGAAGGACGAAAACAAACAGCTGAGCCTCAAACTGCAGCAGCTACAGAGAGGCGG CTCCAATGATGTCTACCTGGCcttgagaggggagggggatgaggacCAGAAGGATGAGGGTGTTGGGCAGGATGAGGAATCAGTGAAGGCTGGAGGCTACATGACCCTGTCTCAGACCCAGGGTGGGCAGACCCAGGGTGGGCAGACCCAAACTGGGCAAGGTGGGCGCTTGGTGGATGCCTCCATCCAGAAGAACATCTCGTTCGATGGCAAGTCTATCACCAACTGGAACGGGGGACCCTCTGAAGCCTTCTCCCTACGAGACCAGCTCAAACTGGCTGAAGAGAGGGCCTCGCAAGTACAGAGACAA tgtgAGGGGTTGAAGGGGGAGCTTGCGGACCTGCAGGGGCTGTTTGACTGCAGCCAGAAGGAGAGGGTTGAGCTGGAGCAGGAACTGCATCACTATAGGGCGGAGCTAGAGAAGCTTGGCGGCAAGAAGTCAAAG GAGAGCGAGGGAGGCTGGAACCTGGTGGCGGTGGTTGCCGTGGCAGCACTTGTAGTCCTGATAGTCCCCAGCCTTTCTAGAGCATTTACCTGA